A part of Perognathus longimembris pacificus isolate PPM17 chromosome 18, ASM2315922v1, whole genome shotgun sequence genomic DNA contains:
- the LOC125367077 gene encoding LOW QUALITY PROTEIN: olfactory receptor 8B3-like (The sequence of the model RefSeq protein was modified relative to this genomic sequence to represent the inferred CDS: deleted 1 base in 1 codon) — translation MRILGGNDSLTEFILAGLIDQPELQLPLFYICLIIYIVTIVGNLGLITFIVLNAHLHTPMYYFIFNLSFTDLCYSSVFTPKMLMNFILKDNVISYIGCKFQLFFFLFFVTSKCYMLTSMAYDCYVAICSPVLYNISMSPNVCSYLIRGSYLVAFSGSMVNFGCVLRLTFCDKNIINHNFCDVQPLLQLSCTSTYVTELEIFIAAVINIIVPTFTILISYAFIISSILNMSSSEGRSKAFSNCSSHIIAVSLFFGSGEFMCLKPSSAGSLDEGKISSVFYTIVVPMMNTFIYSLRNTDIKAAWRKTLQRRKICSETKTLCT, via the exons ATGAGAATACTGGGTGGAAATGACTCCTTGACTGAGTTTATTCTTGCTGGATTAATAGATCAGCCAGAACTCCAACTACCCCTCTTTTACATATGTCTAATAATCTATATTGTCACCATAGTGGGTAATCTAGGCTTGATCACTTTTATTGTTCTAAATGCTCACCTCCACACTCCCATGTACTATTTCATCTTCAACCTCTCCTTTACGGATCTCTGTTACTCTTCTGTTTTCACTCCCAAAATGTTGATGAATTTCATCTTAAAGGATAATGTCATTTCCTACATTGGGTGCAAATttcagctctttttctttctcttttttgtaacaTCTAAATGCTAC ATGTTGACATCGATGGCTTATGACTGCTATGTAGCCATATGCAGTCCAGTGCTCTATAATATTTCCATGTCCCCTAATGTGTGTTCCTACCTTATCCGTGGTTCCTACCTGGTGGCATTTTCTGGTTCCATGGTCAATTTTGGATGTGTCCTGAGATTGACCTTCTGTGATAAAAACATCATCAACCAC AATTTTTGTGATGTGCAGCCTTTATTACAGCTGTCCTGCACTAGCACCTATGTCACTGAGCTGGAGATTTTCATTGCAGCAGTCATCAATATCATTGTGCCTACTTTCACAATCTTAATTTCTTATGCTTTTATTATTTCCAGTATCCTAAACATGAGCTCTTCTGAGGGCAGGTCAAAAGCCTTCAGCAACTGCAGCTCCCACATCAttgctgtctctctcttctttggaTCAGGGGAATTTATGTGTCTTAAACCCTCATCAGCTGGGTCCCTGGATGAGGGGAAAATCTCCTCTGTGTTTTACACCATTGTGGTTCCCATGATGAATACTTTTATCTACAGCTTGAGAAACACGGATATTAAAGCAGCCTGGAGAAAAACTTTACAGAGAAGGAAGATTTGCTCTGAAACTAAAACGCTTTGCACCTGA